In a genomic window of Streptococcus oralis:
- a CDS encoding glutamate-5-semialdehyde dehydrogenase: protein MVSTQEQFEQVQAVKKSINTASEVVKNQALLAMADQLLAATEEILEANALDMAAAKGKISDVMLDRLYLDEGRIEAMARGIREVVALPDPIGEVLETSQLENGLVITKKRVAMGVIGIIYESRPNVTSDAAALALKSGNAVVLRSGKDAYQTAHAIVTALKKGLETTTIHPDVIQLVEDTSRESSYDMMKAKGYLDLLIPRGGAGLINAVVENAIVPVIETGTGIVHVYVDKDADEDKALAIINNAKTSRPSVCNAMEVLLVHEAKAASFLPRLEQVLVAERKEAGLEPIQFRLDSKASQYVSGREAEAQDFDTEFLDYVLAVKVVSSLEEAVAHIEGHSTHHSDAIVTENAEAAAYFTDQVDSAAVYVNASTRFTDGGQFGLGCEMGISTQKLHARGPMGLKELTSYKYVVTGDGQVRE, encoded by the coding sequence ATGGTAAGTACACAAGAACAATTCGAACAGGTACAGGCTGTTAAGAAATCAATCAATACTGCTAGTGAAGTAGTGAAAAACCAAGCCTTGCTAGCCATGGCTGATCAGTTATTGGCAGCTACTGAGGAGATTCTAGAGGCCAATGCCCTCGATATGGCAGCGGCCAAGGGGAAAATCTCAGATGTCATGCTAGACCGTCTTTATTTGGATGAGGGACGTATAGAAGCGATGGCAAGAGGGATTCGTGAAGTGGTTGCTTTACCAGATCCTATTGGTGAAGTCCTAGAAACAAGTCAGCTTGAAAATGGCTTGGTTATTACTAAGAAGCGTGTGGCCATGGGGGTTATCGGTATTATCTATGAAAGCCGTCCAAATGTGACGTCTGACGCGGCTGCTTTGGCTCTCAAAAGTGGCAATGCGGTCGTTCTTCGTAGTGGTAAGGATGCCTACCAAACTGCTCATGCTATTGTCACAGCTTTGAAGAAGGGCTTGGAGACGACCACAATCCATCCAGATGTGATTCAACTGGTGGAAGATACTAGCCGTGAAAGTAGCTATGATATGATGAAGGCCAAGGGCTATCTAGACCTTCTCATTCCTCGTGGAGGCGCTGGCTTGATCAATGCTGTTGTTGAAAATGCTATCGTGCCTGTTATTGAGACAGGAACTGGGATTGTCCATGTCTATGTAGATAAGGATGCCGATGAAGACAAGGCTCTAGCCATCATCAACAATGCTAAAACCAGTCGTCCTTCTGTCTGCAATGCCATGGAGGTCTTGCTGGTTCATGAAGCCAAGGCAGCAAGCTTTCTTCCTCGATTGGAACAAGTGCTGGTTGCAGAGCGTAAGGAAGCTGGACTAGAACCAATTCAATTTCGTTTGGATAGCAAAGCAAGTCAGTATGTTTCAGGTCGAGAAGCTGAGGCTCAAGACTTTGACACTGAGTTTTTAGACTATGTCCTAGCGGTTAAGGTTGTGAGTAGTTTAGAAGAAGCGGTTGCGCATATTGAAGGCCATAGTACCCATCATTCGGATGCCATTGTGACAGAAAATGCTGAAGCTGCAGCTTACTTTACAGATCAAGTGGACTCTGCCGCGGTTTATGTCAATGCCTCGACTCGTTTTACTGATGGTGGGCAATTTGGTCTTGGATGTGAAATGGGAATTTCTACTCAAAAATTGCATGCGCGTGGGCCAATGGGCTTGAAAGAGTTGACAAGCTACAAGTATGTGGTTACTGGTGACGGACAGGTAAGGGAGTAA
- a CDS encoding LysR family transcriptional regulator, giving the protein MNIQQLRYVVAIANSGTFREAAEKMYVSQPSLSISVRDLEKELGFKIFRRTSSGTFLTRRGMEFYEKAQELVKGFDVFQNQYANPEEEKDEFSIASQHYDFLPPTITAFSERYPDYKNFRIFESTTVQILDEVAQGHSEIGIIYLNNQNKKGIMQRVEKLGLEVIELIPFQTHIYLREGHPLAQKEELVMEDLADLPTVRFTQEKDEYLYYSENFVDTSASSQMFNVTDRATLNGILERTDAYATGSGFLDSDSVNGITVIRLKDNLDNRMVYVKREEVELSQAGTLFVEVMQEYFDQKRKS; this is encoded by the coding sequence ATGAACATTCAACAATTACGCTATGTTGTGGCCATTGCCAATAGTGGTACTTTCCGTGAAGCTGCTGAAAAGATGTATGTTAGTCAGCCGAGTCTGTCTATTTCTGTGCGCGATTTGGAAAAAGAGTTGGGTTTTAAGATTTTCCGTCGAACAAGTTCGGGAACATTTTTGACTCGTCGTGGAATGGAATTTTATGAGAAAGCGCAAGAATTGGTCAAAGGCTTTGATGTTTTTCAAAATCAGTATGCCAATCCTGAGGAAGAAAAGGATGAATTTTCCATTGCCAGTCAACACTATGACTTCTTGCCACCAACCATTACGGCCTTTTCAGAACGTTATCCTGATTATAAGAACTTTCGTATTTTTGAGTCTACTACAGTTCAAATCTTAGATGAAGTGGCCCAAGGACACAGTGAGATTGGGATTATCTACCTCAACAACCAAAATAAAAAGGGAATCATGCAACGGGTTGAAAAACTTGGTTTAGAAGTTATTGAACTAATTCCTTTCCAGACTCACATTTATCTTCGTGAAGGGCATCCTTTAGCACAGAAAGAGGAATTGGTCATGGAGGATCTAGCGGATCTGCCAACGGTTCGTTTCACTCAGGAAAAGGATGAGTATCTATACTATTCAGAGAACTTTGTCGACACCAGCGCGAGCTCGCAGATGTTTAATGTGACGGACCGTGCTACTTTGAATGGTATTTTGGAGCGGACGGATGCTTATGCAACTGGATCTGGGTTTTTAGATAGTGACAGTGTTAATGGCATCACAGTCATTCGTCTCAAGGATAATCTAGATAACCGCATGGTCTATGTCAAACGGGAAGAAGTGGAGCTTAGCCAAGCTGGGACTCTTTTCGTAGAAGTCATGCAAGAATATTTTGATCAAAAGAGGAAATCATGA
- the trmFO gene encoding methylenetetrahydrofolate--tRNA-(uracil(54)-C(5))-methyltransferase (FADH(2)-oxidizing) TrmFO translates to MSQSYINVIGAGLAGSEAAYQIAERGIPVKLYEMRGVKSTPQHKTDNFAELVCSNSLRGDALTNAVGLLKEEMRRLGSVILESAEATRVPAGGALAVDRDGFSQMVTEKVANHPLIEVVRDEITELPTDVITVVATGPLTSDALAEKIHALNDGDGFYFYDAAAPIIDVNTIDMSKVYLKSRYDKGEAAYLNAPMTKQEFMDFHEALVNAEEAPLNSFEKEKYFEGCMPIEVMAKRGIKTMLYGPMKPVGLEYPDDYTGPRDGEFKTPYAVVQLRQDNAAGSLYNIVGFQTHLKWGEQKRVFQMIPGLENAEFVRYGVMHRNSYMDSPNLLEQTYRSKKQPNLFFAGQMTGVEGYVESAASGLVAGINAARLFKGESEAIFPETTAIGSLAHYITHADSKHFQPMNVNFGIIKELEGERIRDKKARYEKIAERALQDLEEFLTV, encoded by the coding sequence GTGTCTCAATCTTATATCAATGTTATCGGAGCAGGTTTAGCAGGTTCTGAAGCAGCCTACCAAATCGCAGAACGTGGTATTCCAGTTAAACTCTATGAAATGCGTGGTGTCAAGTCAACACCTCAGCATAAAACAGATAATTTTGCGGAGTTGGTTTGTTCCAATTCTCTTCGTGGCGATGCTCTGACAAATGCAGTGGGTCTCCTCAAGGAAGAAATGCGTCGCTTGGGTTCGGTCATCTTGGAATCTGCCGAGGCTACACGTGTTCCTGCAGGTGGTGCGCTTGCGGTGGACCGCGATGGTTTCTCTCAAATGGTGACCGAAAAAGTAGCCAACCACCCCTTGATTGAGGTGGTTCGTGATGAAATTACAGAATTGCCGACTGATGTAATTACAGTTGTCGCTACTGGTCCTTTGACTAGTGATGCCTTAGCTGAAAAGATTCATGCCCTTAATGATGGGGATGGATTCTATTTCTACGATGCGGCGGCGCCGATTATCGATGTCAATACCATCGATATGAGCAAGGTCTATCTCAAGTCTCGTTATGACAAGGGAGAAGCAGCCTACCTCAATGCCCCTATGACCAAGCAAGAATTTATGGATTTCCATGAAGCATTGGTCAATGCGGAAGAAGCCCCGCTCAATTCGTTTGAAAAAGAAAAGTACTTTGAAGGTTGTATGCCTATCGAAGTCATGGCTAAGCGTGGCATTAAAACCATGCTTTATGGTCCGATGAAACCAGTCGGTTTAGAGTATCCAGACGATTATACAGGCCCTCGTGACGGGGAGTTCAAAACACCGTATGCAGTTGTCCAGCTTCGTCAGGACAATGCGGCTGGTAGCCTCTACAATATCGTTGGTTTCCAAACCCACCTCAAATGGGGGGAGCAAAAGCGTGTTTTCCAAATGATTCCAGGTCTTGAAAATGCTGAGTTTGTCCGTTATGGGGTCATGCACCGCAATTCTTACATGGATTCACCAAATCTTCTTGAACAGACTTACCGTTCTAAGAAACAACCCAACCTCTTCTTTGCTGGTCAAATGACGGGTGTGGAAGGCTATGTTGAGTCAGCAGCCTCAGGCTTGGTTGCAGGTATTAACGCGGCTCGACTCTTCAAGGGTGAAAGTGAAGCTATCTTCCCAGAGACCACAGCGATCGGAAGTCTAGCTCATTACATCACTCACGCTGATAGCAAACATTTCCAACCCATGAATGTCAACTTTGGCATTATCAAGGAGTTGGAAGGCGAGCGTATCCGTGATAAGAAGGCTCGTTATGAAAAAATTGCAGAACGTGCTCTTCAGGACTTAGAGGAATTTTTAACTGTCTAA
- the pyrH gene encoding UMP kinase yields the protein MANPKYKRILIKLSGEALAGERGVGIDIQTVQTIAKEIQEVHSLGIEIALVIGGGNLWRGEPAAEAGMDRVQADYTGMLGTVMNALVMADSLQQVGVDTRVQTAIAMQQVAEPYVRGRALRHLEKGRIVIFGAGIGSPYFSTDTTAALRAAEIEADAILMAKNGVDGVYNADPKKDKTAVKFEELTHRDVINKGLRIMDSTASTLSMDNDIDLVVFNMNQPGNIKRVVFGENIGTTVSNNIEEKE from the coding sequence ATGGCGAATCCCAAGTATAAACGTATTTTAATCAAGTTATCAGGTGAAGCCCTTGCCGGTGAACGTGGCGTAGGGATTGATATCCAGACAGTTCAAACAATCGCAAAAGAGATTCAAGAAGTTCATAGCTTAGGTATCGAAATTGCCCTTGTTATTGGTGGAGGAAATCTCTGGCGTGGGGAACCTGCTGCAGAAGCAGGAATGGACCGTGTTCAGGCAGATTACACTGGAATGCTTGGGACCGTGATGAATGCTCTTGTGATGGCAGATTCATTGCAACAAGTTGGTGTCGATACGCGTGTGCAAACTGCCATTGCGATGCAACAAGTGGCAGAACCTTATGTACGTGGACGTGCCCTTCGCCACCTTGAAAAGGGTCGTATCGTTATCTTTGGTGCTGGGATTGGTTCACCTTACTTCTCAACAGATACAACAGCAGCCCTTCGTGCAGCTGAAATCGAAGCGGATGCCATCCTTATGGCTAAAAATGGTGTAGACGGTGTTTACAATGCCGATCCTAAGAAAGACAAAACTGCCGTTAAGTTTGAAGAATTGACCCACCGTGATGTTATCAATAAAGGTCTTCGTATCATGGACTCAACTGCTTCAACCCTCTCTATGGACAACGACATTGACTTGGTTGTCTTTAACATGAACCAACCAGGCAACATCAAACGTGTCGTATTTGGTGAAAATATCGGAACAACAGTTTCAAACAATATCGAAGAAAAGGAATAA
- the tmk gene encoding dTMP kinase yields the protein MSKGFLVSLEGPEGAGKTSVLEALLPILEEKGVEVLTTREPGGVLIGEKIREVILDPSHTQMDPKTELLLYIASRRQHLVEKVLPALETGKLVIMDRFIDSSVAYQGFGRGLDIDAIDWLNHFATDGLKPDLTLYFDIEVEEGLARIAANSDREVNRLDMEGLDLHKKVRQGYLSLLDKEGNRMVKIDASLPLEQVVETTKAVLFDRMGLAK from the coding sequence ATGTCAAAAGGATTTTTAGTCTCTCTTGAGGGACCAGAGGGAGCAGGAAAGACCAGTGTTTTAGAGGCTCTGCTCCCAATTTTAGAGGAAAAAGGAGTAGAGGTACTGACGACCCGTGAGCCAGGTGGAGTCTTGATTGGAGAGAAGATTCGGGAAGTGATTTTAGATCCAAGTCATACTCAGATGGATCCTAAAACAGAACTCCTTCTCTATATTGCCAGTCGCAGACAGCATTTGGTAGAAAAAGTTCTGCCTGCACTTGAAACTGGTAAGTTGGTCATTATGGACCGCTTCATCGATAGTTCCGTTGCTTATCAGGGATTTGGACGTGGCTTGGATATTGATGCCATTGATTGGCTCAATCACTTTGCGACAGATGGCCTCAAACCCGATTTGACCCTCTATTTTGACATTGAGGTGGAAGAAGGGCTGGCTCGCATTGCTGCTAATAGTGACCGCGAGGTCAATCGTTTGGACATGGAAGGCTTAGACTTGCACAAAAAAGTCCGTCAAGGCTATCTTTCTCTTCTGGACAAAGAAGGAAATCGCATGGTCAAGATTGATGCGAGTCTTCCTTTGGAGCAAGTTGTGGAAACGACCAAGGCTGTCTTATTTGACAGAATGGGCTTGGCTAAATGA
- a CDS encoding DNA polymerase III subunit delta' has protein sequence MKQDQLKAWQPEQFDRFVRILEQDQLNHAYLFSGFFGSLEMAQFLAKSLFCTDKVGVLPCEKCRNCKLIEQEEFPDVTLIKPVNQVIKTERIRELVGQFSQAGIESQQQVFIIEQADKMHPNAANSLLKVIEEPQSEAYIFFLTSDEEKILPTIRSRTQIFHFKKQEEKLILQLEQAGLVKKKAILLAQFCQSRAEAEKLVNQASFWTLVDESERLLTWLLAKKRESYLQVAKLVSLADDKEKQDQVLRILEVLCGQDLLQARMRQILQDLLEARKMWQANVSFQNAMEYLVLKEI, from the coding sequence ATGAAACAAGATCAACTAAAGGCTTGGCAGCCAGAGCAGTTTGACCGCTTTGTCCGTATCCTAGAACAAGACCAGCTCAATCACGCCTATCTCTTTTCGGGATTCTTTGGAAGCTTGGAAATGGCGCAGTTTTTGGCTAAGAGCCTCTTTTGTACGGATAAAGTAGGCGTTTTACCATGTGAGAAATGCCGAAACTGCAAGCTGATTGAACAGGAAGAATTTCCCGATGTTACTTTAATCAAGCCAGTCAATCAGGTCATCAAGACAGAACGGATTCGAGAATTAGTGGGACAGTTTTCCCAAGCAGGGATTGAAAGCCAGCAACAGGTTTTTATTATCGAGCAGGCGGATAAAATGCATCCCAACGCAGCCAATTCTTTGCTCAAGGTCATCGAAGAACCCCAGAGTGAAGCTTACATTTTCTTCTTAACCAGCGATGAGGAAAAGATCTTGCCGACCATCCGTAGTCGGACGCAGATTTTCCATTTTAAAAAGCAAGAAGAAAAGCTCATTCTTCAATTAGAACAAGCAGGTCTGGTCAAGAAAAAAGCGATTCTCTTAGCCCAGTTTTGTCAATCACGAGCTGAAGCTGAAAAGTTGGTCAATCAGGCTAGTTTTTGGACCTTGGTGGATGAAAGTGAGCGCCTACTGACTTGGTTATTAGCCAAGAAGAGAGAGAGTTATTTGCAGGTAGCCAAATTAGTTAGCCTGGCAGATGACAAGGAAAAACAAGATCAAGTTTTGCGGATCCTCGAAGTGCTCTGTGGACAGGATCTCTTACAAGCAAGGATGCGACAGATTTTACAAGATTTGCTAGAAGCTAGAAAAATGTGGCAAGCCAATGTTAGCTTTCAAAATGCCATGGAATATCTGGTCTTGAAAGAAATATAA
- the yabA gene encoding DNA replication initiation control protein YabA gives MDKKELFDALDDFSQQLLVTLADVEAIKKNLKSLVEENTALRLENSKLRERLGEVEADTPVKAKHVRESVRRIYKDGFHVCNDFYGQRREQDEECMFCDELLYRE, from the coding sequence ATGGACAAAAAAGAATTATTTGATGCACTGGACGATTTTTCCCAACAGTTATTGGTGACCTTGGCCGATGTGGAAGCCATCAAGAAAAATCTCAAGAGCCTGGTAGAGGAAAATACAGCTCTTCGATTGGAAAATAGTAAGTTGCGCGAACGCTTAGGCGAGGTGGAAGCAGATACACCTGTTAAGGCCAAGCACGTTCGTGAAAGCGTCCGCCGAATCTATAAAGATGGGTTTCACGTATGTAATGATTTTTATGGACAGCGCCGAGAGCAGGACGAGGAATGTATGTTCTGTGATGAGTTGTTATATAGGGAGTAA
- the proB gene encoding glutamate 5-kinase, which produces MKYKRIVFKVGTSSLTNEDGSLSRSKVKAITQQLAMLHEAGHELILVSSGAVAAGFGALGFKKRPTKIADKQASAAVGQGLLLEEYTTNLLMRQIVSAQILLTQDDFVDKRRYKNAHQALSVLLHRGAIPIINENDSVVIDELKVGDNDTLSAQVAAMVQADLLVLLTDVDGLYTGNPNSDPRAKRLEKIETINREIIDMAGGAGSSNGTGGMLTKIKAATIATESGVPVYICSSLKSDALIEAAEETRDGSFFVAQEKGLRTQKQWLAFYAQSQGTIWVDGGAAEALSKNGKSLLLSGVVEVEGNFSYNDIVTVADKETGQSLGKGRVQFGVSALEDMLRSQKAKGVLIHRDDWISITPEIQLLFTEF; this is translated from the coding sequence ATGAAGTACAAACGAATCGTCTTTAAGGTAGGGACCTCCTCCTTAACAAATGAAGACGGGAGTTTATCAAGAAGTAAAGTAAAGGCAATTACCCAGCAATTGGCTATGCTGCATGAGGCTGGACATGAGTTGATTTTAGTGTCATCTGGGGCAGTTGCCGCTGGATTTGGAGCTTTGGGTTTTAAAAAACGTCCGACCAAGATTGCAGATAAGCAGGCCTCGGCTGCAGTAGGCCAAGGATTGCTGCTAGAAGAGTACACAACCAACCTCCTCATGCGCCAGATCGTTTCTGCACAAATCTTGCTGACACAGGATGATTTTGTAGATAAACGTCGCTATAAGAATGCCCACCAGGCCTTGTCTGTATTGCTTCATCGTGGTGCAATCCCCATCATCAACGAGAATGACAGTGTCGTTATTGATGAGCTCAAGGTAGGTGATAATGACACTCTGAGTGCCCAGGTAGCAGCGATGGTTCAAGCGGATCTTTTGGTTCTCTTGACTGATGTGGACGGTCTCTATACTGGAAATCCCAACTCAGATCCAAGAGCTAAACGTCTTGAGAAAATCGAGACTATCAATCGTGAGATTATTGATATGGCTGGTGGAGCAGGTTCGTCAAACGGTACTGGGGGCATGCTGACAAAAATCAAAGCTGCAACTATTGCGACGGAGTCAGGTGTGCCAGTCTATATTTGCTCCTCCTTGAAATCAGATGCCTTGATTGAGGCAGCTGAAGAAACTAGGGATGGTTCCTTCTTTGTTGCGCAAGAGAAGGGACTTCGTACCCAGAAACAATGGCTGGCCTTCTATGCTCAAAGTCAGGGAACGATTTGGGTAGATGGTGGAGCTGCAGAGGCACTTTCAAAAAACGGGAAAAGTCTCCTTTTATCGGGTGTGGTAGAAGTGGAAGGAAACTTCTCTTACAACGATATTGTAACAGTAGCAGATAAAGAAACAGGTCAATCTCTTGGAAAGGGACGTGTCCAATTTGGCGTCTCAGCTCTAGAAGATATGCTCCGTTCTCAAAAAGCTAAGGGAGTCTTGATTCACCGTGATGACTGGATTTCCATCACTCCTGAAATCCAGCTGCTCTTTACAGAATTTTAG
- a CDS encoding RluA family pseudouridine synthase — protein sequence MEIKIETGGQRLDKALSDLTELSRSLANEQIKAGQVLVNGQAKKAKYTVQEGDIITYHVPEPEVLEYVAEDIPLDIIYQDEDVAVVNKPQGMVVHPSAGHTSGTLVNALMYHIKDLSGINGVLRPGIVHRIDKDTSGLLMIAKNDEAHLALAQELKDKKSLRKYWAIVHGNLPNDRGVIEAPIGRSEKDRKKQAVTAKGKPAVTRFHVLERFGDYSLLELQLETGRTHQIRVHMAYIGHPVAGDEVYGPRKTLKGHGQFLHAKTLGFTHPRTGETLEFTADIPEIFKETLERLRKTENR from the coding sequence ATGGAAATAAAAATTGAAACTGGTGGGCAACGTCTAGACAAGGCTCTGTCAGATCTGACAGAATTGTCACGCAGTCTCGCGAATGAACAAATCAAGGCTGGACAAGTTTTGGTTAATGGGCAAGCCAAGAAAGCCAAATACACTGTCCAAGAGGGGGATATCATCACCTATCATGTGCCAGAACCAGAGGTTTTAGAGTATGTGGCTGAAGATATTCCGCTAGATATCATCTACCAAGATGAGGATGTGGCCGTTGTTAACAAACCTCAGGGGATGGTGGTGCATCCGAGTGCTGGTCATACTAGCGGAACCTTGGTCAATGCCCTCATGTACCATATCAAGGACTTGTCAGGTATCAATGGTGTTCTCCGGCCGGGTATCGTTCACCGCATTGACAAGGACACGTCTGGCCTCCTTATGATTGCAAAAAATGATGAGGCCCACTTGGCACTTGCCCAAGAGTTAAAAGATAAGAAGTCTCTACGTAAATACTGGGCAATTGTTCACGGTAATCTGCCAAATGATCGTGGTGTCATTGAAGCCCCGATTGGTCGTAGTGAAAAAGACCGTAAGAAACAGGCTGTGACTGCTAAAGGGAAGCCAGCAGTGACTCGTTTTCACGTCTTGGAACGCTTTGGAGATTATAGTTTGCTAGAGTTGCAACTGGAAACAGGGCGTACTCACCAAATCCGTGTTCATATGGCTTATATTGGCCATCCAGTCGCTGGTGATGAAGTCTATGGTCCTCGTAAGACTTTGAAAGGACATGGACAGTTTCTCCATGCCAAGACTCTAGGTTTTACCCATCCGAGAACAGGTGAAACCTTGGAGTTCACAGCAGATATTCCAGAGATTTTTAAAGAAACGCTGGAAAGATTGCGTAAAACTGAGAATAGATAA
- the rsmI gene encoding 16S rRNA (cytidine(1402)-2'-O)-methyltransferase: MQIQKSFKGQSPYGKLYLVATPIGNLDDMTFRAIQTLKEVDWIAAEDTRNTGLLLKHFDISTKQISFHEHNAKEKIPDLIGFLKAGQSIAQVSDAGLPSISDPGHDLVKAAIEEEIAVVTVPGASAGISALIASGLAPQPHIFYGFLPRKSGQQKQFFQAKKAYQETQIFYESPHRVSDTLENMLAVYGDRSVVLVRELTKIYEEYQRGKISELLESIAETPLKGECLLIVEGDSQDVEEKDEEDLFSEIQSRIQQGMKKNQAIKEVAKIYQWNKSQLYAAYHDWEENQEND; encoded by the coding sequence ATGCAGATTCAAAAAAGTTTTAAGGGACAATCTCCCTATGGCAAGCTTTACCTAGTAGCAACGCCGATTGGCAATCTAGATGATATGACTTTTCGTGCCATTCAGACCTTGAAAGAGGTGGACTGGATTGCTGCTGAGGACACGCGCAATACAGGGCTTTTACTCAAGCATTTTGACATTTCTACTAAGCAGATTAGTTTTCACGAGCACAATGCCAAGGAAAAAATTCCTGATTTGATTGGTTTCTTGAAAGCAGGACAAAGTATTGCTCAGGTTTCTGATGCGGGTCTGCCTAGTATCTCGGACCCTGGTCATGATTTGGTCAAGGCAGCTATTGAGGAAGAAATCGCAGTTGTTACAGTTCCGGGTGCCTCTGCAGGAATTTCTGCCTTGATTGCCAGTGGCCTAGCGCCACAGCCACATATCTTTTACGGTTTCTTACCGAGAAAATCAGGCCAGCAAAAGCAATTTTTTCAAGCCAAAAAAGCCTATCAAGAAACTCAGATTTTCTATGAATCACCCCACCGTGTATCAGATACATTGGAAAATATGCTAGCAGTATACGGCGATCGCTCGGTAGTCTTGGTCAGGGAATTGACTAAAATCTATGAAGAATACCAACGAGGAAAGATTTCAGAGCTGCTAGAAAGCATCGCTGAAACGCCACTCAAGGGCGAATGCCTTCTCATCGTTGAAGGTGACAGTCAGGATGTGGAGGAAAAGGACGAGGAGGACTTGTTTTCAGAAATCCAATCTCGTATCCAGCAAGGCATGAAGAAAAATCAAGCTATTAAGGAAGTCGCAAAGATATATCAGTGGAATAAAAGCCAGCTTTACGCTGCCTACCACGATTGGGAAGAAAATCAAGAAAATGACTAA
- the lspA gene encoding signal peptidase II gives MKKRGIVAVIALLLIGLDQLVKNYVVQQIPLGEVRSWIPNLVSLTYLQNRGAAFSMLQDQQWLFAVITLVVMVGAIWYLHKHMEDSLWLVFGLTLIIAGGLGNFIDRMSQGFVVDMFHLDFINFAIFNVADSYLTVGVIVLLIAMLKEEVNGNKN, from the coding sequence ATGAAAAAAAGAGGAATAGTAGCAGTCATTGCACTGCTTTTGATTGGGCTGGATCAGTTGGTCAAAAATTATGTTGTCCAGCAGATTCCACTAGGTGAAGTGCGTTCGTGGATCCCCAATCTCGTTAGCTTGACCTACCTGCAAAATAGAGGAGCAGCCTTCTCTATGCTGCAAGATCAGCAGTGGTTATTTGCTGTCATTACACTGGTCGTCATGGTAGGTGCCATTTGGTATCTACATAAACACATGGAGGATTCTCTCTGGTTGGTTTTTGGACTGACCCTGATAATAGCGGGAGGTCTGGGCAACTTTATCGACAGAATGAGTCAAGGTTTTGTGGTGGATATGTTTCACCTAGACTTTATCAACTTTGCGATTTTCAATGTGGCTGACAGCTATTTGACAGTTGGTGTGATTGTTTTATTGATTGCAATGCTTAAAGAGGAAGTAAATGGAAATAAAAATTGA
- the proC gene encoding pyrroline-5-carboxylate reductase translates to MKIGFIGLGNMGASLAKAVLQAKTDQQILLANRSQAKVDAFIANFGGQASSNEEIFAEADVIFLGVKPAQFSELLAQYQTILEKRESLLLISMAAGLTLEKLARLLPSYHRIIRIMPNTPVAIGQGVISYAMSENCRAEDSELFCQLLAKAGLLVELGDGLIDAATGLAGCGPAFVYLFIEALADAGVQTGLPREMALKMAAQTVVGAGQMVLESQQHPGVLKDQVCSPGGSTIAGVASLEEHAFRGTVMDAVHQAYKRTQELGK, encoded by the coding sequence ATGAAGATTGGATTTATCGGCTTGGGAAATATGGGAGCTAGCTTGGCCAAGGCTGTCTTGCAGGCCAAGACGGATCAACAGATTCTCCTTGCCAATCGTAGTCAAGCAAAAGTAGATGCTTTCATCGCCAACTTTGGCGGTCAGGCTTCCAGCAATGAAGAAATTTTTGCAGAAGCAGATGTGATTTTTCTAGGAGTAAAGCCAGCTCAGTTTTCTGAACTGCTTGCTCAATACCAGACTATCCTTGAAAAAAGAGAGAGTCTTCTTTTGATTTCCATGGCAGCTGGATTGACTTTGGAAAAACTGGCTAGACTTCTTCCAAGTTACCACCGAATCATTCGCATCATGCCCAATACTCCAGTGGCTATCGGGCAAGGAGTGATTAGTTATGCCATGTCAGAAAACTGTCGTGCTGAGGACAGTGAACTCTTTTGTCAATTATTAGCCAAGGCTGGTCTTTTGGTTGAACTTGGGGATGGCTTAATCGATGCGGCGACAGGTCTCGCAGGTTGTGGACCGGCCTTTGTCTATCTCTTTATCGAGGCTTTGGCAGATGCGGGTGTACAGACAGGATTGCCACGAGAAATGGCTTTGAAAATGGCAGCCCAGACAGTAGTTGGCGCTGGACAAATGGTTCTCGAAAGTCAGCAACATCCTGGAGTATTGAAAGACCAAGTTTGTAGCCCAGGAGGTTCGACTATCGCTGGCGTAGCAAGTCTGGAAGAACATGCCTTTAGAGGCACCGTCATGGACGCAGTTCATCAAGCCTATAAACGAACACAAGAACTAGGTAAATAA